The Fulvivirga ligni genome window below encodes:
- a CDS encoding YkgJ family cysteine cluster protein codes for MSIYRKVQAVERVFSSLERDLATFKNATGLQCVSGCGLCCKKPDISAAALEFLPLAYHLFKEGQAYQWLEELDTSSDDPFCRMFRPFLKENESGFCSQYKYRGLICRLFGNAAVLDKNGEPKLVTCQTIKTEKQLVYQKAVQHIAEGRPTPVMRNYYFQLRAIDSELGMKLMPINQAVHEALKIVLSYYAYRKPRRA; via the coding sequence ATGTCAATTTATCGTAAAGTTCAGGCTGTAGAACGGGTATTCTCCAGCCTGGAAAGGGACCTGGCTACCTTTAAGAATGCAACGGGTTTACAGTGCGTCTCAGGATGCGGTCTATGTTGCAAAAAGCCAGATATTTCGGCAGCTGCATTGGAATTTTTGCCGTTAGCCTACCACCTCTTTAAAGAAGGGCAGGCTTATCAATGGCTTGAAGAATTAGACACTTCCAGCGATGATCCTTTTTGCCGAATGTTTCGCCCTTTCTTAAAGGAAAACGAGTCCGGATTTTGTAGTCAGTATAAATACAGAGGCCTTATTTGCAGACTTTTTGGTAATGCCGCTGTGCTGGATAAGAATGGCGAACCCAAGCTGGTTACTTGCCAAACTATAAAAACTGAGAAACAATTAGTTTATCAAAAGGCAGTGCAGCATATAGCTGAAGGAAGACCCACACCGGTGATGAGAAACTATTATTTTCAACTTAGAGCCATTGATTCAGAGCTTGGAATGAAGCTTATGCCCATCAACCAGGCAGTGCACGAGGCCTTGAAAATAGTTCTTAGCTATTATGCCTACCGAAAACCACGAAGGGCTTAA
- a CDS encoding DUF2490 domain-containing protein codes for MMSLFLSSAKAQEDKISYEPGVSVNYKIKSRWSANTSLGARLTTLEDAGTVTEFFELSQFFTYHWLSNVKLSAGYKYRYRDPFEEEEYLYEHRLTQQISWAHSNLNQRYASRLRVDERWQNDNYRWRFRYRFSLDAPLSGEELNPKEFYAMASNELLYTTGKTTDASLDNRLTAGVGYLLAQRNKLEFNFQWRSNDLFSNLNHVPFLQFNYYIQL; via the coding sequence ATGATGAGCCTTTTTTTAAGCAGCGCAAAGGCACAAGAAGATAAAATAAGCTATGAGCCAGGAGTTTCAGTAAATTACAAAATAAAATCACGCTGGTCGGCGAATACTAGTTTAGGTGCCAGACTTACTACCCTAGAGGATGCAGGTACTGTAACCGAGTTTTTTGAACTGAGCCAATTTTTCACCTATCATTGGTTGAGTAACGTGAAGCTAAGTGCGGGCTACAAATATCGCTATCGAGATCCCTTTGAGGAGGAGGAATATTTGTATGAGCACCGATTAACTCAGCAGATTAGCTGGGCGCACAGTAACTTAAATCAGCGCTATGCCAGTAGACTGAGAGTAGATGAGCGCTGGCAAAATGATAATTATCGCTGGCGTTTTAGGTATAGATTTTCCTTAGATGCTCCGTTATCAGGAGAGGAGCTCAATCCAAAAGAATTTTATGCAATGGCATCCAATGAGCTATTATACACCACAGGCAAAACTACAGATGCTTCTCTGGATAATAGGCTAACTGCTGGGGTTGGCTACTTATTGGCTCAGAGAAACAAATTGGAGTTTAATTTTCAATGGCGGTCAAATGATTTGTTTAGTAATTTGAATCATGTGCCGTTTTTACAGTTCAACTACTACATTCAGTTATAA